In Kitasatospora gansuensis, a genomic segment contains:
- a CDS encoding FMN-binding negative transcriptional regulator has product MLIRSWDRGSDAEWRAWLADGRDFGLLAANGTDGRGPVLVPTHFLLDGDEIVLHLGAPNPFWAAVRADPKVTLAVTDDYAFAAGAWRAEPYVPTSYYASVHFSCTAEVVEDAAGKAAILNRQLAHFEPDWPGSTPVTAGQEPYGGLLSGIRGLRLTVDRVDAKFKYDDKKPVEQQAGFAERLAERGTGRDAGAREQLLRRNAQRAGCPLG; this is encoded by the coding sequence GTGCTGATCCGATCCTGGGACCGCGGCAGCGACGCCGAGTGGCGCGCGTGGCTCGCCGACGGGCGCGACTTCGGGCTGCTGGCCGCCAACGGCACCGACGGCCGGGGCCCGGTCCTGGTGCCGACCCACTTCCTGCTGGACGGCGACGAGATCGTGCTGCACCTCGGCGCCCCCAACCCGTTCTGGGCCGCGGTCCGGGCCGACCCCAAGGTCACCCTGGCGGTCACCGACGACTACGCCTTCGCCGCCGGCGCCTGGCGTGCCGAGCCGTACGTGCCGACCAGCTACTACGCCTCGGTGCACTTCTCCTGCACCGCCGAGGTGGTCGAGGACGCGGCCGGCAAGGCCGCGATCCTGAACCGGCAGCTGGCCCACTTCGAGCCCGACTGGCCCGGCAGCACGCCGGTGACAGCGGGTCAGGAGCCGTACGGGGGCCTGCTGTCCGGCATCCGCGGCCTGCGGCTGACCGTCGACCGGGTGGACGCCAAGTTCAAGTATGACGACAAGAAGCCGGTCGAGCAGCAGGCGGGCTTCGCCGAGCGGCTGGCCGAGCGCGGCACCGGGCGGGACGCGGGGGCCCGGGAGCAGCTGCTGCGGCGCAACGCCCAGCGGGCGGGCTGCCCGCTGGGCTGA
- a CDS encoding GDSL-type esterase/lipase family protein, with product MLENSRSVTRRITGRAATALAAAVLTAPLLALATPAQAATGPTASVTLGDSYISGEAGRWKGNSVVTSGSRAGTDRAWNGSSYDPSRAYGTSYANGCDRSDSAEVRSATGIAQTQINLACSGAVSANVFRAANGGQSYKGELPQADQLAAVAAANDVKLITLSIGGNDLGFADVIETCVKDYLIWYSYCHDDQQEAVDSRMPAAMAGVGKSIDEIRAVMSTAGYSSSAYRIVLQSYPSPIPRGADMRYSESGWSRADTGGCPFWNGDADWARSSLVPQISDELAKVAKAKGVQFLDLRDMLAGREVCSKATKQATSTTAPSATTSEWARFVDAGLSASQGDTRESMHPNYYGQLALGRCLTLLWAKPTGDQSCRNTAGQDATGMYLTAR from the coding sequence GTGCTCGAAAACTCTCGAAGCGTCACCCGCCGTATTACCGGAAGAGCCGCAACGGCACTGGCCGCAGCCGTCCTGACCGCACCGCTGCTGGCCCTCGCCACCCCCGCCCAGGCCGCCACCGGCCCCACCGCCAGCGTCACGCTGGGCGACAGCTACATCTCCGGCGAGGCCGGGCGCTGGAAGGGCAACAGCGTCGTCACCTCAGGGAGTCGGGCCGGGACCGACCGGGCCTGGAACGGAAGTTCGTACGACCCCAGCCGTGCCTACGGCACCAGCTACGCGAACGGGTGCGACCGTTCGGACTCGGCCGAGGTGCGCAGCGCCACCGGCATCGCCCAGACCCAGATCAACCTGGCCTGCTCGGGCGCCGTCTCGGCCAACGTCTTCCGGGCCGCCAACGGCGGCCAGTCCTACAAGGGCGAACTGCCGCAGGCCGACCAGCTCGCCGCCGTCGCGGCCGCCAACGACGTCAAGCTGATCACGCTGTCGATCGGCGGCAACGACCTCGGCTTCGCCGACGTGATCGAGACCTGCGTCAAGGACTACCTGATCTGGTACTCGTACTGCCACGACGACCAGCAGGAGGCGGTCGACTCCCGGATGCCCGCCGCGATGGCGGGCGTGGGCAAGTCGATCGACGAGATCCGCGCGGTGATGTCGACGGCCGGCTACTCCTCCTCCGCGTACCGGATCGTGCTGCAGTCCTACCCCTCGCCGATCCCGCGCGGTGCGGACATGCGCTACTCCGAGAGCGGCTGGAGCCGCGCCGACACCGGCGGCTGCCCGTTCTGGAACGGTGACGCCGACTGGGCCAGGAGCTCGCTGGTCCCGCAGATCTCCGACGAGCTGGCCAAGGTCGCCAAGGCCAAGGGCGTGCAGTTCCTCGACCTGCGCGACATGCTGGCGGGCCGCGAGGTCTGCTCCAAGGCCACCAAGCAGGCCACCTCCACCACCGCCCCGAGCGCCACCACCAGCGAGTGGGCCCGCTTCGTGGACGCCGGCCTGAGCGCCTCCCAGGGCGACACCCGCGAGTCCATGCACCCGAACTACTACGGCCAGCTCGCTCTCGGCCGCTGCCTCACCCTGCTCTGGGCCAAGCCCACCGGCGACCAGTCCTGCCGCAACACGGCCGGCCAGGACGCCACCGGGATGTACCTGACGGCCCGTTAG
- a CDS encoding DUF3037 domain-containing protein has protein sequence MSAGLHDYEYAVIRAVPRVERGECINIGVLLYCRQNAHLAARTHLDQARLLALDPVADVAGVRRALYGIEAVCTGGSQAGPAAGDSPGQRFRWLTAPRSAVVQPGPVHTGLTADPEAELRRLFEQLVL, from the coding sequence GTGAGCGCCGGGCTGCACGACTACGAGTACGCGGTGATCCGGGCGGTGCCCCGGGTCGAGCGCGGCGAGTGCATCAACATCGGGGTGCTGCTGTACTGCCGGCAGAACGCCCATCTGGCGGCCCGGACCCACCTGGACCAGGCCAGGCTGCTGGCGCTGGACCCGGTGGCGGACGTGGCCGGGGTGCGCCGCGCGCTGTACGGGATCGAGGCGGTCTGCACCGGCGGCAGCCAGGCCGGTCCGGCGGCGGGGGACAGCCCCGGGCAGCGGTTCCGCTGGCTGACCGCGCCGCGCAGCGCGGTGGTCCAGCCGGGGCCGGTGCACACCGGGCTGACCGCTGATCCGGAGGCCGAGCTGCGGCGGCTGTTCGAGCAGCTGGTGCTCTGA
- a CDS encoding HipA family kinase has protein sequence MLPEVTAVRYVTPLREGGSMPGLVEADDHRLYVLKWSGAAQGRKALVAEVLAGELGRGLGLPVPELVRLELDPVLARSEPEVQIQEQIRASGGVNLGMAFVSGALNFDPLCFEVDPGLAGRVLWFDALIGNVDRSWRNPNLLVATGGLRLIDHGASLIFHHHWAGAANWVSRPYDAADHALLRAEPDLKAADQELAPLAGAALAKAVAAIPEEWLTDEPGFDGPEAVRAAYLEKLTARLAGRHDWLPEVAA, from the coding sequence GTGCTCCCAGAGGTGACGGCGGTCCGGTATGTGACGCCACTCAGAGAAGGCGGCTCGATGCCGGGCCTGGTCGAGGCCGACGACCATCGGCTGTACGTGCTCAAGTGGTCGGGTGCGGCCCAGGGCCGGAAGGCGCTGGTCGCCGAGGTGCTGGCCGGGGAGCTGGGGCGGGGGCTCGGGCTGCCGGTGCCGGAGCTGGTCCGGCTGGAGCTGGATCCGGTGCTGGCGCGGAGTGAGCCCGAGGTGCAGATCCAGGAGCAGATCCGGGCCAGTGGCGGGGTGAACCTCGGGATGGCGTTCGTCAGCGGGGCGCTCAACTTCGACCCGCTGTGCTTCGAGGTGGACCCCGGGCTGGCCGGGCGGGTGCTCTGGTTCGACGCGCTGATCGGCAACGTCGACCGGTCCTGGCGCAACCCCAACCTGCTGGTCGCCACCGGCGGCCTGCGGCTGATCGACCATGGCGCCAGCCTGATCTTCCATCACCACTGGGCCGGTGCGGCGAACTGGGTGAGCCGGCCGTACGACGCCGCCGACCACGCGCTGCTGCGCGCCGAGCCCGACCTGAAGGCGGCCGACCAGGAGCTGGCCCCGCTGGCCGGTGCGGCGCTGGCGAAGGCGGTGGCCGCGATCCCCGAGGAGTGGCTGACCGACGAGCCGGGCTTCGACGGCCCGGAGGCCGTCCGGGCGGCGTACCTGGAGAAGCTGACGGCTCGGCTGGCCGGACGGCACGACTGGCTCCCGGAGGTGGCGGCGTGA
- a CDS encoding aminotransferase class I/II-fold pyridoxal phosphate-dependent enzyme has protein sequence MLGEYLIKGRRASEIAADIEQAVSSGLLQPGAALPPLRDLAVELGVNPNTVAAAYRLLRDRGVIETAGRKGSRVLPRPVTSPRDQIPIPVPAGARNLADGNPDPALLPALAPALALAAAAGDAHPVLYGHPVADPALLALARAGFLADGVPDGALAVCSGALDSIGRVLNSALRPGDQVAVEDPGWGSLLDQLPALGLRPAPVRLDDQGPLPDALAAALTAGARAVVVTVRAQNPTGAALTPARAAELRKVLARHPGTLVIEDDHGHGIVDQPYQALATADTPHWAVIRSAAKAYGPDLRVAVLTGDETTIGRVLGRQRLDSGWVSLLLQRTVAELWRTDAAPAGSVAAVYRERREAVLRALAGHGITAYGASGLNVWVPVPEESGVIAGLAQRGWVAAPGARFRLQSPPAVRLTVAALPAELAPALAADLAAVLLPARAGSRLG, from the coding sequence GTGCTAGGAGAGTATCTGATCAAGGGTCGCCGTGCCAGTGAGATCGCCGCCGATATCGAACAGGCCGTCAGTTCCGGCCTGTTGCAGCCGGGGGCGGCGCTGCCACCGCTGCGCGACCTCGCCGTCGAGCTCGGGGTGAACCCGAACACGGTGGCCGCCGCCTACCGGCTGCTGCGCGACCGGGGCGTGATCGAGACCGCCGGACGCAAGGGCAGCCGGGTGCTGCCCCGGCCGGTCACCAGCCCGCGCGACCAGATCCCGATCCCGGTCCCGGCCGGCGCCCGGAACCTCGCCGACGGCAACCCCGACCCGGCCCTGCTGCCCGCCCTCGCCCCCGCCCTGGCGCTCGCCGCCGCCGCGGGCGACGCGCACCCGGTGCTGTACGGGCACCCGGTCGCCGACCCCGCGCTGCTCGCCCTGGCCCGGGCCGGCTTCCTGGCCGACGGCGTTCCCGACGGCGCGCTCGCGGTCTGCTCCGGCGCCCTGGACAGCATCGGACGGGTACTCAACTCCGCGCTGCGGCCCGGCGACCAGGTGGCCGTGGAGGACCCGGGCTGGGGCAGCCTGCTGGACCAGCTGCCCGCGCTCGGGCTGCGCCCGGCCCCCGTCCGGCTGGACGACCAGGGCCCGCTGCCCGACGCGCTGGCCGCTGCCCTGACCGCCGGCGCCCGGGCCGTGGTGGTCACCGTCCGTGCGCAGAACCCGACCGGCGCCGCCCTCACCCCCGCCCGGGCGGCCGAGCTGCGCAAGGTGCTGGCCCGCCACCCCGGCACGCTGGTGATCGAGGACGACCACGGGCACGGCATCGTGGACCAGCCCTACCAGGCACTGGCCACCGCCGACACCCCGCACTGGGCGGTGATCCGCTCGGCCGCCAAGGCGTACGGGCCCGACCTGCGGGTCGCCGTGCTGACCGGCGACGAGACCACCATCGGCCGGGTGCTGGGCCGCCAGCGGCTGGACAGCGGCTGGGTGAGCCTGCTGCTCCAGCGCACCGTAGCGGAGCTCTGGCGCACCGACGCGGCCCCGGCAGGCTCGGTGGCCGCCGTCTACCGCGAGCGGCGGGAGGCGGTGCTGCGGGCCCTGGCCGGGCACGGCATCACCGCGTACGGCGCCAGCGGGCTGAACGTCTGGGTGCCCGTCCCCGAGGAGAGCGGCGTGATCGCCGGGCTGGCCCAGCGGGGCTGGGTGGCCGCCCCCGGCGCCCGGTTCCGGCTGCAGTCGCCGCCCGCCGTCCGGCTCACGGTGGCCGCGCTGCCGGCCGAGCTGGCCCCGGCGCTGGCGGCCGACCTGGCGGCGGTGCTGCTCCCGGCCCGGGCGGGCTCCCGGCTGGGGTGA
- a CDS encoding NAD(P)/FAD-dependent oxidoreductase, protein MARPRILIVGGGFAGLECARRLERKLAPSEAEITLVTPFNYQLYLPLLPHVAAGVLTPQSVAISLRRTLRRTHILPGGAIGVDPRSKVCVVRKITDEVVAERYDQLVLAPGSVTRTFDIPGLTDYARGMKTLAEATYVRDHVIAQLDLASATLDQHERESRLQFVVVGGGYAGTETAACLQRLTTAASKRYPRLDPRLIKWHLIDIAPKLMPELGDKLGTTALQVLRARGVEVSLGVSVAEVGAETVKFTDGRVLPSRTLIWTAGVAASPLIGTLDAETVRGRVAVTAEMRIPQFEGIFALGDAAAVPDLAKGDGAVCPPTAQHSARQGKAVADNLVATLRNQPLEPYYHKDLGLVVDLGGKDAVSKPLGIELKGVPAQLVARGYHIMAMRSNAAKFRVGANWVLNATAGDDFVRTGFLARQPARLRDFEYTDAYLTKDQVREHAQALLAKG, encoded by the coding sequence ATGGCACGACCTCGAATCCTGATCGTCGGCGGCGGTTTCGCCGGTCTGGAGTGCGCGCGCCGGCTGGAGCGCAAGCTCGCCCCCTCCGAGGCGGAGATCACCCTGGTCACGCCGTTCAACTACCAGCTCTACCTGCCGCTGCTGCCGCACGTCGCGGCCGGCGTGCTCACCCCGCAGTCGGTGGCGATCTCGCTGCGCCGCACGCTGCGCCGGACCCACATCCTGCCGGGCGGCGCGATCGGGGTGGACCCGCGCTCGAAGGTCTGCGTGGTCCGCAAGATCACCGACGAGGTGGTCGCGGAGCGGTACGACCAACTGGTGCTCGCCCCCGGCAGCGTGACCCGGACCTTCGACATCCCCGGGCTGACCGACTACGCCCGCGGCATGAAGACGCTGGCCGAGGCGACCTACGTACGCGACCACGTGATCGCCCAACTCGACCTGGCCTCGGCCACCTTGGACCAGCACGAGCGGGAGTCCCGGCTGCAGTTCGTGGTGGTCGGCGGCGGCTACGCGGGCACCGAGACGGCGGCCTGCCTGCAGCGGCTGACCACCGCCGCCAGCAAGCGCTACCCCCGGCTGGACCCGCGGCTGATCAAGTGGCACCTGATCGACATCGCGCCGAAGCTGATGCCCGAGCTGGGCGACAAGCTCGGCACCACCGCACTGCAGGTGCTCCGGGCCCGCGGCGTGGAGGTCTCGCTCGGGGTGTCGGTGGCCGAAGTCGGCGCCGAGACGGTCAAGTTCACCGACGGCCGGGTGCTGCCCAGCCGGACCCTGATCTGGACCGCCGGGGTGGCGGCCAGCCCGCTGATCGGCACCCTGGACGCGGAGACCGTCCGGGGCCGGGTCGCGGTGACGGCCGAGATGCGGATCCCGCAGTTCGAGGGCATCTTCGCGCTCGGCGACGCCGCGGCCGTACCGGACCTCGCGAAGGGCGACGGCGCGGTCTGCCCGCCGACCGCCCAGCACTCGGCCCGGCAGGGCAAGGCGGTGGCCGACAACCTGGTGGCCACGCTGCGCAACCAACCGCTGGAGCCGTACTACCACAAGGACCTCGGCCTGGTGGTGGACCTCGGCGGCAAGGACGCGGTCTCCAAGCCGCTCGGCATCGAACTCAAGGGCGTACCTGCCCAGTTGGTGGCCCGCGGCTACCACATCATGGCGATGCGCTCGAACGCCGCGAAGTTCCGGGTCGGGGCCAACTGGGTGCTGAACGCCACCGCCGGGGACGACTTCGTCCGCACCGGCTTCCTGGCCCGCCAGCCCGCCCGGCTGCGCGACTTCGAGTACACCGACGCCTACCTGACCAAGGACCAGGTCCGCGAACACGCCCAGGCCCTGCTGGCCAAGGGTTAG
- a CDS encoding MarR family winged helix-turn-helix transcriptional regulator, producing the protein MGTTTPPSTADLMEAVAAVGAAYFQDFAAAAARHGLSSSQAKALKAVQEPVPMRALAGRLGCDASNVTGIVDRLEGLGLAHREAAPGDRRVKIVTITDPGRQVLEQVRDDMARAHRAFGSLSPEQRVALEGLCKQVLPLLTTG; encoded by the coding sequence ATGGGCACCACCACCCCTCCCTCCACCGCCGACCTGATGGAGGCCGTCGCCGCAGTCGGCGCCGCCTACTTCCAGGACTTCGCGGCCGCCGCCGCCCGGCACGGGCTGAGCTCCTCGCAGGCCAAGGCGCTGAAGGCCGTCCAGGAGCCGGTCCCGATGCGGGCGCTGGCCGGGCGGCTCGGCTGCGACGCCTCGAACGTCACCGGCATCGTCGACCGCCTCGAAGGACTCGGCCTGGCCCACCGCGAGGCCGCTCCCGGCGACCGGCGGGTGAAGATCGTGACCATCACCGATCCGGGCCGCCAGGTGCTCGAGCAGGTCCGGGACGACATGGCCAGGGCGCACCGCGCGTTCGGCTCGCTGAGCCCCGAACAGCGGGTCGCGCTGGAGGGCCTGTGCAAGCAGGTCCTGCCGTTGCTGACGACCGGTTAG
- a CDS encoding pyridoxamine 5'-phosphate oxidase family protein, whose product MSDTASYTRNERTTPTRYRDRATWERDAIHAILDAAYVCHLGFVANGTPVVLPTIFARVGDRLYVHGSTGSRPMRGAADEGMPVCVTVTLVDGLVLTKSAFNHSVNFRSVVAQGIAQQVTDPEELAVALDALVDHSIPGRSGEVRRPNAKELAKTAVVRLVLDEVSAKTRADGADDDEEDLDLPYWAGVIPVSTVYGTPEPHESSTGELPAHLQNFRR is encoded by the coding sequence ATGTCGGACACGGCTTCTTACACCCGGAACGAGCGCACCACCCCGACCCGCTACCGCGACCGGGCCACCTGGGAGCGGGACGCGATCCACGCCATCCTGGACGCGGCCTACGTGTGCCACCTCGGCTTCGTCGCCAACGGCACCCCGGTGGTGCTCCCCACCATCTTCGCCCGGGTCGGCGACCGCCTCTACGTGCACGGCTCCACCGGCAGCCGCCCGATGCGCGGCGCGGCGGACGAGGGCATGCCGGTCTGTGTCACCGTCACCCTGGTCGACGGCCTGGTGCTGACCAAGTCCGCCTTCAACCACTCCGTCAACTTCCGTTCGGTGGTGGCCCAGGGCATCGCCCAGCAGGTCACCGATCCCGAGGAGCTGGCGGTCGCGCTGGACGCCCTGGTCGACCACTCCATCCCGGGCCGCTCGGGCGAGGTGCGCCGGCCGAACGCCAAGGAGCTGGCCAAGACCGCCGTGGTCCGGCTGGTGCTGGACGAGGTCTCGGCCAAGACCCGGGCGGACGGCGCGGACGACGACGAGGAGGACCTCGACCTGCCGTACTGGGCCGGCGTGATCCCGGTGAGCACCGTGTACGGCACCCCCGAGCCGCACGAGAGCAGCACCGGGGAGCTGCCCGCCCACCTGCAGAACTTCCGGCGCTGA
- a CDS encoding sugar porter family MFS transporter, which produces MVFISAAAAMGGFLFGYDSAVINGAVTGIQSHFAVGNGETAFVVAIALLGSAVGAVLAGRLADHLGRVRTMLLAATLFAISGVGSMFPPSIEMLGLWRVLGGVAIGIASVIAPTYIAEVAPTAYRGRLASFQQLAIVLGITVSQLANWALNEAAGGTSTGHLGGIQAWQWMLGVETVPALVYGVMALAIPESPRFLIANRREEQARTVLLEVEGEHIDLDARVAEIRAVLDTDHKPRLKDLLGGRFGLLPIVWIGIGASVFQQFVGINVIFYYSSFLWQSVGIDESNSLLISLSTSIVNVVGTVIAIALVDRIGRKPLALAGSVGMAAALATAAWAFSYRHGTGDTATLDDTHATVALVAAHVFVLCFAFSWGVVVWVLLGEMFPNKIRALALSVAASAQWIANWAITVSFPSLSDWNLSATYVIYTAFALLSIPFVAYCIKETKGRSLESMG; this is translated from the coding sequence GTGGTCTTCATCTCGGCGGCCGCCGCCATGGGCGGCTTCCTGTTCGGCTACGACAGCGCCGTCATCAACGGCGCGGTGACGGGTATTCAGAGCCACTTCGCCGTCGGGAACGGCGAGACCGCCTTCGTGGTGGCGATCGCCCTGCTCGGCTCGGCGGTCGGCGCGGTGCTGGCCGGGCGGCTGGCCGACCACCTCGGCCGGGTCAGGACGATGCTGCTGGCCGCGACCCTGTTCGCGATCAGCGGTGTCGGCTCGATGTTCCCGCCCAGCATCGAGATGCTGGGCCTGTGGCGGGTGCTCGGCGGCGTCGCGATCGGCATCGCCTCGGTGATCGCCCCGACCTACATCGCCGAGGTCGCCCCGACCGCCTACCGCGGCCGGCTGGCCTCCTTCCAGCAGCTCGCCATCGTGCTCGGCATCACCGTCTCCCAGCTCGCCAACTGGGCGCTGAACGAGGCGGCCGGCGGCACCTCCACCGGCCACCTCGGCGGCATCCAGGCCTGGCAGTGGATGCTCGGGGTGGAGACCGTCCCGGCCCTCGTGTACGGCGTGATGGCCCTGGCCATCCCCGAGTCGCCGCGCTTCCTGATCGCCAACCGCCGGGAGGAGCAGGCCCGTACGGTGCTGCTGGAGGTGGAGGGCGAGCACATCGACCTGGACGCCCGGGTGGCCGAGATCCGCGCGGTGCTGGACACCGATCACAAGCCCCGGCTCAAGGACCTGCTGGGCGGGCGCTTCGGCCTGCTGCCGATCGTCTGGATCGGCATCGGCGCCTCGGTCTTCCAGCAGTTCGTCGGCATCAACGTGATCTTCTACTACTCGTCCTTCCTCTGGCAGTCGGTCGGCATCGACGAGTCGAACTCGCTCCTGATCAGCCTCTCCACCTCGATCGTCAACGTGGTCGGCACCGTGATCGCGATCGCCCTGGTCGACCGGATCGGCCGCAAGCCGCTGGCGCTGGCCGGCTCGGTCGGCATGGCGGCCGCGCTGGCCACCGCCGCCTGGGCGTTCTCCTACCGGCACGGCACCGGTGACACCGCCACCCTGGACGACACCCACGCCACCGTCGCGCTGGTCGCGGCGCACGTGTTCGTACTCTGCTTCGCCTTCTCCTGGGGCGTGGTGGTCTGGGTGCTGCTCGGCGAGATGTTCCCCAACAAGATCCGCGCGCTGGCTCTCTCGGTGGCGGCCTCGGCCCAGTGGATCGCCAACTGGGCGATCACCGTCAGCTTCCCGAGCCTCTCGGACTGGAACCTCTCCGCCACCTACGTCATCTACACGGCCTTCGCCCTGCTCTCCATCCCCTTCGTGGCGTACTGCATCAAGGAGACCAAGGGCCGCAGCCTGGAGTCGATGGGCTGA